In one window of Amblyomma americanum isolate KBUSLIRL-KWMA chromosome 9, ASM5285725v1, whole genome shotgun sequence DNA:
- the ACC gene encoding acetyl-CoA carboxylase isoform X10: MNGATEVKGRTDLQRLESLAAHNGVNTSPVRIVVEPCWDDEGGAVTATSANLFNGANLNGFGNGPRPLFTIDCSDEETDDPGSPSGRFMGDELRRNRSRAKLFRQSMSGAHLSAEDREYGKGQKDFIVATPEEFVSRFGGRHVINKVLIANNGIAAVKCMRSIRRWAYEMFSNDKAIRFVVMVTPEDLNANAEYIKLADHCVPVPGGSNNNNYANVDLILDIAKRVGAQAVWAGWGHASENPRLPELLSKNKIAFIGPPEKAMWALGDKIASSIVAQTANVPTLPWSGSGLKADWNEEEGHNPKKPLKIKPELYRKGCVTGVDDGLEAAQRIGFPVMIKASEGGGGKGIRKAESADDFPQCFRQVQSEVPGSPIFIMKLATCARHLEVQLLADQYGTAISLFGRDCSIQRRHQKIIEEAPCVVAKPQVLEHMERSAVRLAKMVGYVSAGTVEYLYSEDGKFYFLELNPRLQVEHPCTEMVADVNLPACQLQIAMGVPLHRIKDIRLLYGESPWGESRIDFDNPVQRPRPLGHVIAARITSENPDEGFKPSAGTVQELNFRSNKNVWGYFSVGASGGLHEFADSQFGHCFSWGEDREEARENLVLALKELSIRGDFRTTVEYLITLLETDAFLSNTFDTGWLDKLIAERVQAEKPDTMLSVICGALHVAYRTIRENFRNFQTCLEKGQILPATTLTNLLTADLIHDSVKYTVQVSQCGPTSYFLVMNGSTRRVEAHRLSDDRLLLSIDGASYTTYMKEEVDRYRVVIGNQTCIFEKEKDPSVLRSPSTGKLLQFLVEDGAHVVCGQSYAEIEVMKMVMTLTVEESGCVHFVKRPGAVLEAGCELARLELDDPTRVNKAHPFEGGFPAPESEGGLHEEKLNQQFLAAKQDLENVLDGYVLPDPYFVQHMTTSLDTFMRTLRDPTLPLMELKDIISSISGRIQPSVENNIRTLMKMYDKNITSVLAQFPSQQIAGVIDSYAATLQKRADRDVFFMTTQGIVQLVQRYRNGIRGRMKNVVQELLKQYLSVETDFQQGHYDKCVALLREKHKDSMSVVVDKIFSHLQVAKKNLLIIKLIDHLCGHEPGLTDELSSILNELTTLSKTDNAKVALRARQVLIATHQPAWELRHNQMESIFLSAIDMYGHDFCPENLQKLILSETSIFDVLPDFFYHGNVVVQRAALEVYVRRAYVSYDLTCLQHLQLPSGICAAQFQFLLPSSHPNRQNQAPAVTDGNANDSPSTPDDSVAAWEREQPDLDSQRVGIMAAFNTFEQFANDFDNLIEFFAVSPNVAPRNEFDFGTREHNTPSFCDNNESPVNVEPMHILNIAIRNDIPNEDEDYAAKYYAFCQEKCAIMKERMVRRVTFLILHKRRFPQYYTYRYRDDYVEDQIYRHLEPALAFQLEINRLRNYDLEAIPTSNLKMHLYLGKAKVPKGQEVSDFRFFIRAIIRHSDLVTKEASYEYLQNEGERLLLEAMDELEVAFTHPVAKRTDCNHIFLNFVPKVTMDPARIAENVRDMVMRYGPRLWKLRVLQAEIKMTIRGIDASSTPCHMVFTEDTIGPGVPSLNGKCVPIRLFLANESGYYLDIALYKERLDPETGLMQFEAWGPHRQGPLHGLPISTPYLTKDYLQQKRFQAQSNGTTYVYDFPDMFRQALLRLWEEHVEMRPGQDIPASLLSCVELVLDSQGRLVEQKRLPGENDVGMVAWRMTLVTPENPEGRDIIVIANDITFLLGTFGPQEDILFLKASERARALGIPRLYISANSGARIGLAEELKHLFNIAWVDPEVPDKGYRYLYLTPENFKKVSALNSVNTELIDDEGEKRYKITSIIGKVDGLGVENLKYAGLIAGETSQAYEEIVTISLVTCRAIGIGAYLVRLGQRVIQLENSHIILTGAGALNKLLGREVYTSNNQLGGVQIMYPNGVSHVTVHDDLEGTYVMLKWLSYMPKYKGAKLPITEPLDPIDRDVVYTPSKVPYDPRWLLAGRDSPNLPGFWEDGFFDRGSFMEVMQQWAQTVVCGRARLGGIPVGVVAVETRTVEIDIPADPANLDSEAKVLSQAGQVWFPDSAYKTAQAINDFNREELPLFVFANWRGFSGGMKDMYDQVLKFGAYIVDALHTYRQPVLVYIPPYGELRGGAWAVVDAAINPQQMEMYADPDSRGGVLEPEGTVEIRFRKKDLLKAMHRVDARCREILAQLGMADPEKKAALEVELHKREQQLLPMYHQVALSFADLHDMPARMQEKGVIQDVVPWCKSRCQLYWRLRRRLLQDAVKRDIRQVRPQLGDGEMESMLRRWFVESLGAVKQYLWENDLAVTNWLEEQLDPKMERSLVNENIQCLRRDAAISQIKGVLSVNPEVIMDSAVHIVQQLTPQQRSDLLATIRTLENDPLPTATATTSNESPTTPPSSSDSAS, translated from the exons ACAGTCTATGTCGGGTGCTCATCTGTCCGCTGAGGACCGCGAATATGGGAAGGGCCAGAAGGACTTCATCGTGGCCACCCCCGAGGAGTTTGTCAGCCGCTTCGGAGGCAGACATGTCATCAACAAG GTCCTGATAGCCAACAACGGCATTGCAGCCGTGAAATGCATGCGCTCCATCCGAAGATGGGCGTACGAGATGTTCAGCAACGACAAAGCCATCCGCTTTGTTGTCATGGTGACGCCAGAGGACCTCAATGCCAACGCAG AGTACATCAAGTTGGCAGACCACTGTGTGCCAGTCCCGGGTGGCTCCAACAACAACAACTATGCCAACGTGGATCTTATCCTGGACATCGCGAAGAGGGTCGGTGCCCAGGCTGTGTGGGCCGGATGGGGGCACGCCTCCGAGAACCCCCGGCTCCCCGAGCTTCTGTCCAAGAATAAGATTGCCTTCATTG GTCCTCCAGAGAAGGCCATGTGGGCGCTGGGAGACAAGATCGCCTCCTCTATCGTGGCACAGACAGCGAACGTCCCCACGCTCCCCTGGAGCGGCTCTGGCCTGAAGGCTGACTGGAACGAGGAAGAAGGCCACAACCCCAAGAAGCCCCTGAAGATCAAGCCCGAGCTGTACCGCAAGGGGTGCGTGACGGGCGTGGATGACGGCCTGGAGGCGGCCCAGCGCATCGGCTTTCCCGTCATGATCAAGGCCTCGGAGGGGGGCGGGGGAAAGGGCATCCGCAAGGCTGAGTCGGCCGACGACTTCCCCCAGTGCTTCCGGCAGGTGCAGAGTGAGGTGCCTGGTTCGCCCATCTTCATCATGAAGCTGGCGACCTGCGCGCGCCACCTGGAGGTGCAGCTGTTGGCAGACCAGTACGGCACGGCCATCTCCCTGTTTGGCCGCGACTGCTCCATCCAGCGGCGGCACCAGAAGATCATAGAGGAGGCGCCCTGCGTGGTGGCCAAGCCGCAAGTGCTTGAACACATGGAGCGG TCTGCTGTCCGGCTAGCCAAGATGGTGGGCTATGTCAGTGCCGGCACTGTGGAGTACCTCTACAGTGAGGATGGCAAGTTCTACTTCCTGGAGCTCAACCCAAGGCTTCAG GTTGAGCATCCGTGTACAGAAATGGTTGCCGACGTCAACTTACCTGCGTGCCAACTTCAG ATTGCCATGGGTGTGCCACTGCACCGTATCAAGGACATCCGCCTCCTCTATGGCGAGTCACCGTGGGGTGAGTCACGCATAGACTTTGACAACCCTGTCCAACGACCTCGGCCCCTGGGCCACGTGATTGCTGCCCGTATCACCTCGGAGAACCCCGACGAGGGCTTCAAGCCCAGTGCGGGCACGGTCCAGGAGCTCAACTTCCGCTCCAACAAGAACGTCTGGGGCTACTTCAGTGTCGGTGCCTCTGGCGGACTGCACGAGTTCGCCGACTCCCAGTTCGGCCATTGCTTCTCGTGGGGCGAGGACCGTGAGGAGGCCCGCGAGAACCTGGTGCTCGCGCTCAAGGAGCTCTCAATCCGCGGTGACTTCCGCACCACCGTTGAATACCTCATCACCCTGCTGGAGACGGACGCCTTCCTGAGCAACACCTTCGACACAGGATGGCTCGACAAGCTCATTGCCGAGCGAGTGCAAGCCGAGAAACCTGACACGATGCTGTCGGTGATCTGTGGTGCGCTGCACGTGGCTTACCGGACTATCCGCGAGAACTTCCGTAACTTCCAGACGTGCCTGGAGAAGGGCCAGATCCTGCCAGCGACGACACTCACAAACTTGCTCACCGCGGACCTCATCCACGATTCGGTCAAGTACACGGTGCAG GTTTCCCAGTGCGGGCCAACGTCATACTTCTTGGTGATGAACGGCTCGACGCGTCGCGTGGAGGCCCACCGGCTGAGTGATGACCGCCTCCTGCtgtccatagatggcgccagctacacAACCTACATGAAGGAGGAGGTGGACCGCTATCGGGTGGTCATTGGCAACCAGACATGTATTTTCGAGAAGGAGAAGGACCCCAGTGTGCTGAG GTCTCCGTCGACAGGCAAGCTTCTCCAGTTCCTGGTTGAAGATGGGGCTCATGTGGTCTGCGGCCAGTCGTACGCTGAAATCGAAGTGATGAAGATGGTAATGACGCTAACCGTTGAAGAGAGTGGATG CGTCCACTTTGTGAAGCGGCCTGGCGCTGTCCTCGAGGCTGGCTGTGAACTTGCCAGGCTGGAGTTGGATGACCCCACACGAGTCAACAAG GCCCACCCGTTCGAGGGTGGCTTCCCGGCACCCGAGTCGGAAGGGGGGCTCCACGAGGAGAAGCTGAACCAGCAGTTCTTGGCAGCCAAGCAGGACCTGGAGAATGTGCTGGATGGATACGTGCTGCCGGACCCCTACTTCGTGCAGCACATGACCACCTCACTGGACACCTTCATGCGTACCCTGCGCGACCCCACCTTGCCCCTCATGGAGCTCAAG GACATCATCTCGTCCATCTCTGGCCGCATCCAGCCATCGGTCGAGAACAACATTCGGACGCTGATGAAGATGTACGACAAGAACATCACCTCAGTCCTGGCCCAGTTCCCAAGCCAGCAG ATTGCCGGTGTCATCGACAGCTATGCAGCAACTCTCCAGAAGCGGGCGGACCGGGATGTCTTCTTCATGACCACCCAGGGCATTGTGCAGCTGGTCCAGAGGTACCGAAACGGTATTCGTGGCCGCATGAAGAATGTTGTGCAAGAGTTGCTGAAGCAGTACCTCTCTGTGGAGACCGACTTCCAGCAGG GTCATTATGACAAGTGCGTGGCCCTGTTGCGCGAGAAGCACAAGGACAGCATGTCTGTCGTGGTGGACAAAATCTTCTCGCACCTGCAGGTGGCCAAGAAGAACCTGCTCATCATCAAGCTCATC GACCACCTGTGCGGTCATGAGCCCGGCCTCACCGACGAGCTGTCTTCTATCCTGAACGAACTGACCACCCTGAGCAAAACGGACAATGCTAAGGTGGCTCTCAGGGCACGTCAG GTGCTGATTGCAACGCACCAGCCTGCATGGGAGCTGCGCCACAACCAGATGGAGTCCATCTTCCTGTCGGCCATCGACATGTATGGCCATGACTTCTGCCCCGAGAACCTTCAGAAGCTGATCCTCTCAGAGACGTCCATCTTCGACGTGCTGCCAGATTTCTTCTACCACGGCAATGTGGTTGTCCAGAGGGCTGCGCTTGAG GTGTACGTGAGGCGGGCGTACGTTTCCTACGACCTGACATGCCTGCAGCACCTGCAGTTGCCTTCGGGCATCTGCGCAGCCCAGTTCCAGTTCCTGCTTCCCAGCTCGCACCCAAACAG GCAAAACCAGGCACCGGCCGTGACTGATGGCAACGCGAACGACTCTCCCAGCACCCCGGACGACAGCGTTGCCGCTTGGGAACGCGAGCAGCCGGACCTGGACTCTCAGCGAGTCGGGATCATGGCTGCCTTCAACACCTTTGAGCAGTTTGCAAA CGACTTTGACAACCTGATCGAGTTCTTCGCTGTCTCGCCTAACGTGGCTCCGCGAAACGAGTTCGACTTTGGCACGCGGGAGCACAACACACCCTCGTTCTGTGACAACAACGAGAGCCCAGTG AATGTTGAGCCCATGCACATCCTCAACATTGCCATCCGCAACGACATTCCCAATGAGGATGAAGATTATGCAGCGAAGTACTACGCCTTCTGCCAGGAAAAA TGTGCCATCATGAAGGAGAGGATGGTTCGCAGGGTGACCTTCCTCATCCTGCACAAGCGACGGTTCCCCCAGTACTACACATACCGCTACCGTGACGAT TACGTCGAGGACCAGATCTACCGACACCTGGAGCCTGCGCTGGCCTTCCAGCTGGAGATCAACCGGCTGCGCAACTACGACCTCGAGGCCATCCCGACCTCCAACCTCAAGATGCACCTCTATTTGGGAAAGGCCAAG GTTCCCAAGGGCCAGGAGGTGTCTGACTTCCGTTTCTTCATACGTGCCATCATTCGACACTCTGACCTTGTCACCAAG GAAGCTTCGTACGAGTACCTCCAGAATGAAGGGGAGCGTCTCCTGCTTGAGGCCATGGATGAGCTCGAAGTGGCTTTCACCCACCCCGTG GCCAAGCGAACAGATTGCAACCACATATTCCTGAACTTTGTGCCCAAGGTCACGATGGACCCGGCAAGG ATTGCCGAGAATGTCCGGGACATGGTGATGAGGTACGGGCCACGGCTGTGGAAGCTGAGGGTGCTCCAGGCCGAGATCAAGATGACCATTCG AGGCATTGACGCCAGCTCCACGCCCTGCCACATGGTTTTCACCGAGGACACGATTGGGCCTGGCGT TCCGAGCCTGAATGGCAAGTGTGTGCCCATCCGGCTGTTCCTGGCCAACGAGAGCGGCTACTACCTGGACATTGCGCTGTACAAGGAGCGCCTGGACCCCGAGACGGGACTCATGCAGTTTGAGGCCTGGGGACCCCACCGCCAGGGTCCCCTGCACGGCCTGCCCATCTCCACCCCCTATCTCACCAAGGACTACCTGCAGCAGAAGCGCTTCCAGGCGCAGTCCAATGGCACCACCTACGTCTACGACTTCCCCGACATGTTCCGACAG GCCTTGCTCCGACTGTGGGAGGAGCACGTGGAGATGCGTCCAGGCCAGGACATACCAGCATCGCTGCTGAGCTGCGTCGAACTGGTTCTCGACTCGCAAGGCCGGCTGGTTGAGCAGAAGCGGCTCCCTGGCGAGAACGAC GTTGGCATGGTAGCCTGGCGCATGACTCTGGTCACACCCGAGAACCCGGAAGGCCGTGACATCATCGTCATCGCCAATGATATCACATTCCTCCTTGGCACCTTTGGACCCCAGGAAGATATCCTGTTTCTG AAAGCGTCTGAGAGGGCGCGGGCACTGGGCATTCCGCGACTCTACATTTCGGCAAACAGTGGAGCGAGGATCGGCCTCGCGGAAGAGCTGAAGCACCTCTTCAACATTGCATGGGTCGACCCTGAGGTGCCCGACAAG ggtTACCGGTATCTCTACCTGACACCAGAGAACTTCAAGAAGGTCAGCGCCTTGAACTCGGTCAACACTGAGCTCATTGATGATGAGGGCGAGAAGCGGTACAAGATAACCAGCATTATTG GCAAAGTGGATGGGCTCGGTGTTGAAAACTTGAAGTATGCGGGTCTGATTGCTGGCGAAACATCTCAGGCTTATGAGGAGATTGTCACCATCAGTTTG GTGACGTGTCGTGCCATTGGTATTGGGGCCTACCTGGTACGTCTCGGACAGCGCGTCATCCAACTCGAGAATTCGCACATCATTCTCACGGGTGCTGGAGCCCTGAACAAG CTGCTCGGACGGGAGGTGTACACGTCCAACAACCAGCTGGGAGGGGTGCAGATCATGTACCCCAACGGCGTCTCACACGTGACCGTGCACGACGACCTCGAGGGCACCTACGTCATGCTCAAGTGGCTCTCCTACATGCCCAAG TACAAGGGTGCCAAGCTTCCCATCACAGAGCCTCTGGACCCAATCGACAGAGATGTAGTGTACACCCCGTCCAAGGTTCCCTATGACCCTAGATGGCTGCTGGCCGGACGTGACAGTCCAA ACTTGCCTGGCTTCTGGGAGGACGGCTTCTTTGACCGCGGCTCCTTCATGGAGGTGATGCAGCAGTGGGCCCAGACAGTTGTCTGTGGCCGCGCCCGCCTCGGCGGCATTCCGGTTGGGGTTGTCGCGGTCGAGACGCGGACAGTGGAGATTGACATTCCCGCTGACCCTGCCAACCTCGACTCTGAGGCAAAG GTGCTGTCCCAAGCCGGCCAGGTGTGGTTCCCGGACTCGGCCTACAAGACGGCGCAGGCCATCAACGACTTCAACCGAGAGGAGCTGCCTCTGTTCGTCTTTGCCAACTGGCGAGGTTTTTCCGGAGGCATGAAAG ACATGTACGACCAGGTGCTGAAGTTTGGCGCATACATCGTGGACGCACTGCACACATACCGCCAGCCCGTGCTGGTATACATTCCTCCATACGGCGAGCTCCGCGGAGGCGCTTGGGCCGTCGTCGACGCTGCCATCAACCCGCAGCAGATGGAAATGTACGCTGACCCCGACAGCCGCGGCGGAGTACTGGAGCCCGAAGGCACAGTCGAGATCCGGTTCCGCAAGAAGGACCTGTTGAAGGCCATGCACCGTGTTGATGCCAG GTGCCGTGAGATCCTGGCCCAGCTGGGCATGGCCGATCCCGAGAAGAAGGCCGCCCTAGAGGTGGAGCTGCACAAACGTGAGCAGCAGCTGCTGCCCATGTACCATCAGGTGGCGCTGTCCTTTGCCGACCTGCATGACATGCCCGCCCGCATGCAGGAGAAAGGAGTCATCCAG GATGTGGTCCCCTGGTGCAAGTCGCGGTGCCAGCTGTActggcggctgcgccggcgcctGTTGCAAGATGCGGTCAAGCGGGACATCCGGCAGGTGCGGCCGCAGCTCGGCGATGGTGAGATGGAGAGCATGCTGCGCCGATGGTTCGTCGAGTCCCTGGGCGCCGTCAAG CAATATCTGTGGGAGAATGACCTGGCCGTGACCAACTGGCTTGAAGAGCAGCTTGACCCCAAGATGGAGCGCTCACTGGTCAACGAGAACATCCAGTGCCTGAGGAGGGACGCGGCCATCTCTCAGATCAAGGG TGTGCTCAGCGTCAACCCAGAAGTGATCATGGACTCTGCCGTGCACATAGTCCAGCAGCTGACTCCGCAGCAGCGCTCCGACCTGCTAGCAACCATCCGGACCCTTGAAAACGATCCGCTGCCCACTGCAACGGCGACGACGAGCAACGAGTCGCCGACAACTCCCCCTTCATCGTCGGACTCGGCGTCTTGA